Sequence from the Isachenkonia alkalipeptolytica genome:
CATTTTCATTTATTAGGTGGCCGTTTTATGCAGTGGCCTCCGGGTTAAGGGGGCAGACTTGTCTACCGGACTTCCCAGCTGCTTAAGCATTGAAAAATTCACTTGCATAAAAAAGAAATGTACGGTATAATAACTAGGTGTTTATCCCACTTGCACAATGGCGAAAACGCTATGGAAAAAGCACATTGGTTGCTATCGGAGGGAGGGTTAATAAATGTCTGAAGTTAAAGTGAACAACAATGAGAGTATTGATAATGCACTCAGAAGGTTTAAAAAAGAATGTTCAAAATCGGGGGTTTTATCGGAAGCTAAAAAGCGAAAGCATTATGAAAAGCCTAGTACAAAGAGAAAGAAAAAGGAAGAGGCTGCAAAGCGAAACAAGAAGCGATATTAGTCTTACGAAGAGGGTGAACCAATGAACCTTAAAGAAAAGCTAACTGTGGATTTAAAAACCGCGATGAAAGAGAAAAACAAGGTTAAAAAAGATGTAATTACCATGATTCGATCCGACATCAAGCAGTGGGAAGTCGACAAACGACAGGATGTTAG
This genomic interval carries:
- the rpsU gene encoding 30S ribosomal protein S21, with translation MSEVKVNNNESIDNALRRFKKECSKSGVLSEAKKRKHYEKPSTKRKKKEEAAKRNKKRY